ACTTATTATTACGGTCGGGAAGATAAAGGATATCTTGCCTGCGGAAAATACAAAGCACCGGACGGAAAGACTTACTTAGCAAACAGCAATGGTACTTTAAGAAATCCTGGTTTGTTAATAACTCCGGACTATGACGGCTACTGGGCACCTTACTATATCGACCCTAACACCCATGCAATCAAAACAGGGCTTTTCAGCGTGAACGGGACTTATTATTACGGTCGGGAAGATAAAGGATATCTCGTTTGCGGAAAATACAAGGCACCGGACGGAAATACTTACTTAGCCAACAGCAACGGCACTTTGCGAAAATCCGGTTTGCTTGTAACTCCGGACTATGATGGTTACTGGGCACCTTACTATATCGACCCTAACACCCATGCAATTAAAACAGGGCTTTTCAGCGTGAACGGGACTTATTATTACGGTCGGGAAGATAAAGGATATCTCGTTTGCGGAAAATACAAAGCACCGGACGGAAAGACTTATTTAGCAAATAGTGATGGTACTTTACGGAATTCTGGTTTGCTGATAACTCCGGACTATGATGGCTATTGGGCACCGTATTATATTGATGCGCAAACCCATGCAGTCAAGATTGGGCTTTTCAACATAAACGGGACTTATTATTACGGTCGGGAAGATAAAGGATATCTTGCCTGCGGAAAATATAAGGCACCGGACGGAAAGACCTACTTAGCAAATAGTGACGGCACTTTGCGAAAATCCGGTTTGCTTGTAACTCCGGACTATGACGGCTATTGGGCACCGTATTATATTGATACGCAGACTCATGCAGTCAAGACTGGGCTTTTCAGCGTGAATGGGACTTATTATTACGGTCGGGAAGATAAAGGATATTTTGTCTGCGGAAAGTATAAAGCTCCGGATGGACATTTTTATCTTGCGAATAGTGACGGGAAACTGCTGACTCAAACTGGATGGCTTGAGACGAGTCAGTATGATGGGGTTACAGAACGCTATTATCTGGAAAATCCAACCGGAAATTATTCGACTGTTAAAACGGGGTTCTTTGATTTAAACGGATATTCCTATTATGGAATTCCGGATGAAGGCCATGTTTTAAGAGGAAAAAAGGTAATTAGCGGACAGATGTTTCTTGCAGATCAAGAAGGCCATTTGCAAGAGACGACCGGTTGGTTTATCACATCGGAATATGATAACGGAACTTTGCAACGCTATTATTTAAATGATTCTGCAGTCTCAGGACATCCTGGTGCCATAATTGGTGCGTTTACTGCAGATGGAAAAAAGTATTACGGCCGAGAAGATACAGGATATGAAGTACGCGGAACTTATCGCGCTCCCAACGGTACCATTTATTATGCGGATAATGATGGCGTTTTGATGGATGTACCGCCTGAAATTGCAGAGATGGAAGCGCGTGCACAAGGGTATAGCAGTGATACCAATTATTTAATCCTTGTCAATACGAGTGTGCATAAAGTTTCCGTGTTTTATGGATGGTCCGGAAACTGGAACCGCCTTTATACATGGGATTGCGCAAATGGAGCGCCGGGAACCCCTACAATTACTGGAGAATTTTCTACATCGTCTAAGGGATATTATTTTGATTCCGGTTCTGCAAGATGCTTTTACTATACACAGTTTTATGAAGACTTTCTGTTTCATTCCACTTTGTATTATCAGTATCCAACGCCTGATTACCCGATGGATGATCGGGTTGGAATGGCACTTTCACATGGATGTGTCCGTTTAAAATTGGAAAATGCAAAATGGATTTATGATAATATTCCATATGGAACTAAGGTCGTTTCTTATTGAAATATTGGTTTATATTGGCTTTTGTCGTCAGAAATTTAATTTCTGACGACAATTTTATCTTA
This genomic window from Caproicibacterium sp. BJN0003 contains:
- a CDS encoding L,D-transpeptidase family protein, with translation MKAFKKMLCIVSIATFTAAAVLPFAYAQEAESPKVETTVVQSVSSASSAVESSTSSLSSSSESTSEQNTVSSASSSVSGNPSSDVGGTPSSKESLQTVTPPVSDGWKTESGAVYYYKNGQKQKGWLQLDGKKYYLDSQTGVRKTKELFQTEKGFSYAQADGTILSGGKQKGDDGNLYLVSSDGILRDPGLLVTPDYDGYWAPYYIDPNTHAVKTGLFSVNGTYYYGREDKGYLVCGKYKAPDGNTYLANSDGTLRKSGLLITPDYDGYWAPYYIDPNTHAIKTGLFNINGTYYYGREDKGYLACGKYKAPDGKTYLANSNGTLRNPGLLITPDYDGYWAPYYIDPNTHAIKTGLFSVNGTYYYGREDKGYLVCGKYKAPDGNTYLANSNGTLRKSGLLVTPDYDGYWAPYYIDPNTHAIKTGLFSVNGTYYYGREDKGYLVCGKYKAPDGKTYLANSDGTLRNSGLLITPDYDGYWAPYYIDAQTHAVKIGLFNINGTYYYGREDKGYLACGKYKAPDGKTYLANSDGTLRKSGLLVTPDYDGYWAPYYIDTQTHAVKTGLFSVNGTYYYGREDKGYFVCGKYKAPDGHFYLANSDGKLLTQTGWLETSQYDGVTERYYLENPTGNYSTVKTGFFDLNGYSYYGIPDEGHVLRGKKVISGQMFLADQEGHLQETTGWFITSEYDNGTLQRYYLNDSAVSGHPGAIIGAFTADGKKYYGREDTGYEVRGTYRAPNGTIYYADNDGVLMDVPPEIAEMEARAQGYSSDTNYLILVNTSVHKVSVFYGWSGNWNRLYTWDCANGAPGTPTITGEFSTSSKGYYFDSGSARCFYYTQFYEDFLFHSTLYYQYPTPDYPMDDRVGMALSHGCVRLKLENAKWIYDNIPYGTKVVSY